One genomic segment of Kiritimatiella glycovorans includes these proteins:
- a CDS encoding ATP-binding protein, which yields MKHQSGDSPLVMRWRPFCDIPLRDKLTLLMVAACTVVLFAATGAFFFHDYLMMRRASEEELSSLTDILGANCAAALLFEDPGAAEETLSSLDANQEMVAARVYDATGGVFATYLDQGAVRWAKDAESPEEQGDAQGLVCYDREIRVDGRRVGKLVLCKGTGELRGRMVTYAQIAAAILLGALLLAVALSRMLQRVITRPILRLTDMAGHITREKDYSIREEKRSGDEIGILVDAFNGMLDEIEQRDRQLEAHRRTLEAEVRKRTAELREREAHYRNLYETAHVGLYRTQADEDRFLNANRELARMFGYGSVEELLREGRPSQCYEHSADRWTMLEKSRREGRVESFEFEGRRRDGTSCDCILSGRYYAETDTLEGAVLDISERKRAERDLERARDELQVVNEKLRGSMEQAQRAAEEAAEASRAKSDFLARMSHELRTPLNAVLGMTELLMEADLPREHRDSLQTVFSSARALLNIINDLLEVSRLESGKLELDVDSFDLKGCIESAFDIVRSRRAPEQVKLHFSVADEVPAHPRGDADRLRQVLLNLLSNAVKFTREGEIELRVWKSREEENRVTLAFAVRDTGIGMTEEELEKIFDPFVQADPGTTRRYGGTGLGLTISRELCRLMGGDLQAESTPGEGSTFTFTVRVQRGEKKAGASMQAEPAEVAPDDDLGRRHPLRILLAEDNPVNRMVAMRMLGRLGYSAELAENGREALERVQQRRFDVVLMDIQMPELDGLDATRKIKAQFGARSPYIIGVTAHAYEEDQRACFNAGMSDYVAKPIRLAELAEALRRAPGGEAESETESETESESESE from the coding sequence GTGAAACATCAGAGCGGCGATTCCCCGTTGGTGATGCGCTGGCGGCCGTTCTGCGACATCCCTCTGCGCGACAAGCTTACCCTGCTGATGGTGGCGGCCTGCACGGTCGTGCTCTTCGCGGCGACGGGGGCATTTTTCTTTCACGATTACCTCATGATGCGGCGCGCGTCGGAGGAGGAACTCTCCTCGCTGACGGATATCCTCGGCGCCAACTGCGCGGCGGCGCTGCTGTTTGAGGATCCGGGCGCGGCCGAAGAGACGCTCTCCTCGCTGGACGCGAACCAGGAGATGGTGGCGGCGAGGGTCTACGACGCCACGGGCGGCGTGTTCGCCACCTACCTGGATCAGGGCGCTGTGCGCTGGGCGAAGGACGCGGAGTCGCCCGAGGAGCAGGGCGACGCGCAGGGTCTCGTGTGTTACGACCGGGAGATCCGCGTCGACGGGCGCCGCGTCGGGAAGCTCGTTCTCTGCAAAGGCACCGGGGAGCTGCGCGGGCGCATGGTGACCTATGCGCAGATCGCGGCGGCCATCCTGCTGGGCGCGCTGCTGCTGGCGGTGGCCCTGTCGCGCATGCTGCAGCGGGTCATCACCCGTCCGATCCTGAGACTGACGGATATGGCCGGGCATATCACCCGTGAGAAGGATTATTCGATCCGCGAGGAGAAGCGCAGCGGGGACGAGATCGGAATCCTTGTGGATGCGTTCAACGGGATGCTCGATGAAATAGAACAGCGCGACCGTCAGCTGGAGGCGCATCGCCGCACCCTGGAGGCAGAGGTCCGCAAACGCACCGCCGAGCTGCGCGAGCGCGAAGCGCATTATCGCAATCTCTACGAGACCGCGCATGTGGGGCTGTACCGCACCCAAGCCGACGAAGACCGCTTTCTCAACGCCAACCGCGAACTCGCCCGCATGTTCGGCTACGGATCGGTAGAGGAACTCCTCCGTGAGGGCCGGCCGTCTCAATGCTATGAACATTCCGCCGACCGCTGGACGATGCTGGAAAAGAGTCGCCGCGAGGGCCGCGTGGAGAGTTTTGAATTCGAGGGCCGCCGCCGGGACGGGACGAGCTGCGACTGTATCCTGAGCGGCCGCTATTACGCGGAGACGGATACGCTCGAGGGCGCGGTGCTCGACATCAGCGAACGCAAGCGCGCCGAGCGTGACCTCGAACGCGCGCGCGACGAGCTGCAGGTTGTGAACGAAAAACTGCGCGGCTCCATGGAGCAGGCCCAGCGCGCGGCCGAAGAGGCGGCCGAGGCCAGTCGTGCGAAGAGCGATTTTCTCGCCCGCATGAGCCATGAGCTGAGGACGCCGCTCAATGCGGTGCTGGGCATGACGGAACTGCTGATGGAGGCCGATCTCCCGCGCGAACACAGGGATTCGCTGCAGACGGTGTTTTCCAGTGCGCGCGCCCTGCTCAACATCATCAACGACTTGCTCGAGGTCTCGCGGCTGGAATCCGGAAAGCTCGAACTCGATGTGGACAGCTTTGATCTCAAGGGATGTATCGAAAGCGCCTTTGACATCGTACGATCGCGTCGGGCGCCGGAGCAGGTGAAACTCCATTTTTCCGTCGCCGACGAAGTCCCCGCGCATCCCCGCGGGGATGCCGACCGCCTCCGTCAGGTGCTTCTGAATCTGCTCAGCAACGCCGTCAAGTTCACCCGCGAAGGCGAAATCGAACTCAGGGTCTGGAAGAGCAGGGAGGAGGAGAACCGGGTCACACTGGCGTTCGCCGTACGCGATACCGGGATCGGCATGACGGAAGAAGAGCTCGAAAAGATCTTCGATCCGTTCGTGCAGGCCGATCCGGGGACGACGCGGCGGTACGGCGGCACCGGCCTCGGACTCACCATCTCCCGCGAACTGTGTCGACTGATGGGCGGCGATCTGCAGGCGGAGAGCACTCCCGGCGAGGGTTCCACGTTTACCTTTACCGTGCGGGTGCAGCGCGGCGAGAAAAAAGCCGGCGCATCCATGCAGGCCGAGCCGGCGGAGGTTGCCCCGGACGACGACCTCGGACGGCGCCATCCCCTGCGCATCCTGCTGGCCGAAGACAACCCGGTCAACCGCATGGTGGCGATGCGCATGCTGGGCCGTCTCGGGTACAGCGCCGAACTCGCGGAAAACGGGCGCGAGGCGCTTGAAAGGGTACAACAGCGCCGCTTCGACGTAGTCCTGATGGATATCCAAATGCCCGAGCTCGACGGGCTCGACGCGACCCGGAAAATAAAAGCGCAGTTCGGCGCCCGTTCGCCCTACATTATCGGAGTGACCGCCCACGCCTACGAAGAGGATCAGCGTGCATGCTTCAACGCAGGGATGAGCGATTACGTCGCCAAGCCCATCCGCCTCGCCGAGCTTGCCGAAGCACTGCGTCGGGCACCGGGAGGGGAGGCGGAGTCAGAGACAGAATCAGAGACAGAATCAGAGTCAGAATCAGAGTAA
- a CDS encoding YfiR family protein: MKRGGAVLMLLIGMVTPSPAQPETKAVSREYQVKAAFLYNFLLYVEWPETCFKDEQTPFRLMVCGEDPFGAVLIRAAERGVKQRPLRILHGRQRPEGSRVHAVFIARSEAVRMETLLEEFGRRGVLTVSDAPGFVLRGGMIELVVREGKVRFLVNREAAEHADLEFSSHLLRLAMEVRP; this comes from the coding sequence ATGAAACGAGGGGGGGCGGTGCTGATGCTGCTGATCGGCATGGTCACTCCCTCCCCGGCGCAACCGGAAACAAAGGCGGTGAGCCGCGAATACCAGGTGAAGGCGGCCTTTCTGTACAACTTCCTTCTGTACGTGGAATGGCCGGAGACCTGCTTCAAGGATGAACAGACCCCGTTCAGGCTGATGGTCTGCGGGGAAGACCCGTTCGGGGCCGTGCTGATCCGCGCGGCGGAGCGGGGCGTGAAACAGAGACCGTTGCGCATCCTGCACGGGCGTCAGCGGCCGGAGGGGTCCCGGGTGCACGCGGTGTTCATCGCCCGCTCGGAGGCGGTGCGGATGGAGACCCTCCTCGAAGAATTCGGCCGGCGCGGTGTGCTCACCGTTTCCGACGCGCCGGGGTTCGTGCTGCGCGGCGGGATGATCGAGCTGGTGGTCCGCGAGGGCAAAGTGAGGTTCCTGGTCAACAGAGAGGCGGCGGAGCACGCGGACCTCGAATTCAGTTCGCACCTGCTGCGGCTGGCGATGGAGGTGCGCCCGTGA
- a CDS encoding phosphomannomutase/phosphoglucomutase, with translation MAGIFKAYDVRGIYGDTLTDDTAYRIGRAFATYLKPRKVVVGYDMRPHSKALFDKLTLGLRQQGVDVIDIGLVSTPMCYYANGELGADGSVIITASHNSQEWNGFKMCRHAAIPLSGPEGIEDIERIVNEDAYDDPAAEMGALSTHDVKADYIAAIREYADVKKPLKVAVDYANAMGIAEGDVLEGLFEIVPLFKEYDGRFPNHEANPLKLETMEPLQAKVREEGCDFGIAFDGDADRAGFVDEHGDVVSMDKITALIAESLLKRKGGGVIFYDLRSSKAVKEIIEESGGEARMSRVGHAFIKNQMREADALFAGELSGHYYFRENYFAECSSLAAIHIANLIADTGKTLSQLIEPVSRYCASGEINSRVGDPDEVLERLRAEYGTGKVIELDGLSFEFDDFWFNVRKSNTEPLVRLNLEARTAEMMEQKRDEVLARIRA, from the coding sequence ATGGCAGGGATCTTCAAGGCCTACGACGTACGGGGCATCTACGGCGACACGCTCACCGACGACACGGCCTATAGGATCGGCCGCGCCTTCGCCACGTACCTGAAACCCCGGAAGGTCGTGGTCGGCTACGATATGCGCCCGCACTCGAAGGCGCTGTTCGACAAGCTGACGCTCGGCCTCCGCCAGCAGGGCGTGGATGTGATCGATATCGGTCTCGTCTCAACCCCGATGTGTTACTACGCCAACGGGGAACTCGGCGCCGACGGCAGCGTCATTATCACCGCCTCCCACAATTCGCAGGAATGGAACGGATTCAAGATGTGCCGGCACGCCGCGATACCGCTGAGCGGACCCGAGGGCATCGAGGATATCGAGCGCATTGTAAACGAAGACGCCTATGACGATCCCGCCGCGGAGATGGGCGCACTCAGCACCCATGACGTGAAGGCCGATTATATCGCGGCCATTCGTGAATACGCGGATGTGAAGAAACCGCTAAAAGTGGCCGTCGATTACGCGAACGCCATGGGGATCGCCGAAGGTGACGTACTCGAGGGACTGTTCGAAATCGTCCCCCTCTTCAAGGAGTACGACGGCCGTTTCCCGAACCACGAGGCGAACCCGCTCAAGCTCGAAACCATGGAGCCCCTGCAGGCGAAAGTGCGCGAAGAGGGGTGCGATTTCGGGATCGCCTTCGACGGCGATGCCGACCGTGCGGGGTTTGTGGATGAACACGGCGACGTGGTGTCGATGGACAAGATCACCGCGCTGATCGCCGAATCGCTGCTCAAGCGCAAGGGCGGCGGCGTGATTTTCTATGACCTGCGCAGCAGCAAGGCGGTCAAGGAAATCATCGAGGAATCCGGCGGGGAGGCGCGCATGTCGCGCGTCGGCCACGCCTTCATCAAAAACCAGATGCGCGAGGCGGACGCGCTGTTCGCGGGCGAACTGTCCGGCCACTACTACTTCCGCGAAAATTACTTCGCCGAATGCTCCTCGCTCGCCGCGATCCATATCGCCAACCTCATCGCCGATACCGGAAAGACGCTCTCACAGCTTATCGAACCGGTGTCCCGCTACTGCGCCAGCGGTGAAATCAATTCCCGCGTCGGCGATCCCGACGAGGTGCTGGAACGGCTGCGCGCCGAGTACGGTACCGGCAAGGTCATCGAACTCGACGGGCTCTCCTTCGAGTTCGATGATTTCTGGTTCAACGTGCGCAAGTCGAACACCGAACCGCTCGTGCGACTCAATCTGGAAGCCCGCACGGCGGAGATGATGGAACAGAAACGCGACGAGGTCCTCGCACGTATCCGCGCGTGA
- a CDS encoding TonB-dependent receptor plug domain-containing protein: MARSLKRKVVLKAAVAAVTAAMPLLSGSAESAPGADLFALGLEELMQVEVTTVARQPEHWFDTPAAVYVITSEEIRRSGATTIPEVLRLAPGVQVVRMDANKWAISARGLNGRFARYMLVMIDGRSVYHPLYSGVMWELQDLMLEDIERIEVIRGPGGTLWGANAVNGIVNIVTKSAEETQGGLAGITAGTEERINLRTRYGGRIDSNTFYRVYAKGFERDLAPVGGDEGHDDWRMGRGGFRMDWTGGEADRFMMRGDYYRGLLGQSVTSPDPAFWPFPVTREDAEDARVSGGDLLFRWTRTPDITQEFQLQTFIDHRHREESTLEMEVNTFDLDVQHQLRVSPRRERIWGFGYRLVDDDLDESFSYRFDEESRTTQLFSGFIQEQYELRPDALTLSLGTKLEHNDYTGFEWQPGARLAWTPTDRDTWWASVTRAVRTPARVEHDWTLRQVWNGVPLVIRGNSDYGTEDLVAWELGYRTRPHENVMLDIATFYFDYDEMQSLQLVDTGPPAVLDIDNRVRGESYGFETSARWDVCDRWTLDASYSFIEMHLHPEEGSNDPFTENFENDVPQNMAHLLSTVDLTERLAWDAWLRYTGNINNYAGYDIDPYLTMDTGLRWQVNDRLNLAVVGRNLLEPAHREYASSLILNSESTEVERSVYVRATWTF; the protein is encoded by the coding sequence ATGGCACGCAGTCTTAAGCGCAAAGTCGTCCTGAAGGCGGCCGTCGCGGCGGTGACGGCCGCGATGCCGCTCCTGTCCGGTTCCGCGGAGTCTGCGCCCGGTGCGGACCTGTTTGCCCTGGGACTCGAGGAGCTGATGCAGGTCGAAGTGACGACGGTCGCCCGGCAGCCCGAGCATTGGTTCGACACCCCGGCCGCCGTTTACGTAATCACTTCCGAGGAGATCCGGCGGTCCGGCGCCACCACCATACCGGAGGTCCTGCGCCTTGCACCCGGGGTGCAGGTCGTGCGCATGGACGCGAACAAGTGGGCCATCAGCGCACGCGGACTGAACGGCCGCTTCGCGCGGTACATGCTCGTGATGATCGATGGCCGCAGCGTGTATCACCCGCTGTACTCCGGCGTGATGTGGGAGCTGCAGGACCTGATGCTCGAGGACATCGAGCGGATCGAAGTCATCCGCGGTCCGGGCGGGACGCTCTGGGGGGCGAATGCCGTCAACGGCATCGTCAATATCGTCACGAAATCGGCCGAAGAGACTCAGGGCGGCCTGGCCGGGATTACCGCCGGGACCGAAGAACGCATCAACCTGCGCACCCGCTACGGAGGACGGATCGATTCCAATACCTTCTACCGCGTGTATGCCAAAGGCTTCGAGCGCGATTTGGCCCCCGTGGGCGGTGACGAGGGGCACGACGACTGGCGCATGGGGCGCGGCGGGTTCCGGATGGACTGGACCGGGGGCGAGGCGGATCGGTTCATGATGCGCGGCGACTACTACCGCGGGCTGCTGGGGCAGAGCGTGACGAGCCCCGACCCCGCGTTCTGGCCGTTCCCCGTTACCCGCGAGGATGCGGAGGACGCACGCGTCAGCGGCGGAGATCTCCTGTTCCGCTGGACCCGTACGCCGGACATCACGCAGGAATTCCAGCTGCAGACGTTCATCGATCACCGGCACCGCGAAGAGTCCACGCTCGAGATGGAGGTGAACACCTTCGATCTCGATGTTCAGCACCAGCTCCGGGTTTCGCCGCGCCGCGAGCGGATCTGGGGGTTCGGATACCGGCTGGTGGACGACGATCTCGACGAATCGTTCAGTTACCGGTTCGATGAGGAATCGCGCACCACCCAGCTGTTCAGCGGATTTATTCAGGAGCAGTACGAACTCCGGCCGGATGCGCTCACGCTCTCGCTGGGCACGAAGCTGGAGCACAACGATTACACCGGATTCGAATGGCAGCCGGGGGCGCGGCTCGCCTGGACGCCTACCGACAGGGATACCTGGTGGGCTTCGGTAACGCGCGCGGTCCGGACGCCTGCACGGGTGGAGCACGACTGGACCCTGCGCCAGGTCTGGAACGGGGTCCCGCTGGTGATCCGCGGAAATTCCGATTACGGCACCGAGGACCTGGTCGCCTGGGAACTCGGCTACCGTACGCGTCCGCATGAGAATGTCATGCTGGATATCGCAACGTTCTACTTCGACTACGACGAGATGCAGTCGCTGCAGCTCGTCGATACCGGTCCGCCCGCGGTGCTTGATATCGATAACCGCGTGCGCGGGGAGTCCTACGGGTTCGAGACTTCAGCGCGCTGGGACGTCTGCGATCGCTGGACGCTCGACGCGAGCTACAGCTTTATCGAGATGCATCTTCATCCGGAAGAGGGGAGCAACGATCCGTTTACCGAGAATTTCGAGAACGACGTGCCGCAGAATATGGCCCACCTGCTGTCGACCGTGGATCTGACGGAGCGCCTGGCGTGGGACGCGTGGCTCCGGTACACCGGAAACATTAACAATTATGCGGGCTACGATATCGACCCCTATCTCACCATGGATACGGGCTTGCGCTGGCAGGTGAACGACCGGCTCAATCTTGCCGTTGTGGGACGCAACCTTCTGGAGCCCGCCCACCGCGAATATGCGTCGTCGCTCATCCTGAACAGCGAAAGCACGGAGGTTGAACGGAGCGTGTATGTGCGGGCGACGTGGACCTTTTGA
- a CDS encoding DUF1573 domain-containing protein: MKTGRTWIVLALTALIGAGAVAAPDLVCENPHWRFDYASDAEVLTHSFVLRNTGDQTLVIKEVQADCGCTRARVGSREIPPEGSTDLEVRFNPSGRSGEQHKQVTVISNDPEQPRFEVTIEGFVQPPIWVNPEQLWLPLSDGDEVARRITLEFDRDTAVGEASTSVGFLDLNVLELKRSRIYVVEVTAAPPYPEGRIDGAIRIDVDHPDRSRIVIPVKGYVQ, encoded by the coding sequence ATGAAGACAGGCAGAACATGGATTGTACTGGCGTTGACGGCACTCATCGGTGCCGGAGCGGTCGCGGCTCCGGATCTCGTCTGCGAGAATCCTCACTGGCGCTTTGACTACGCCTCAGACGCGGAAGTGCTGACCCACTCTTTCGTGCTGCGCAACACGGGCGATCAAACCCTGGTGATTAAGGAGGTGCAGGCGGATTGCGGCTGCACCCGGGCGAGAGTCGGTTCCAGGGAGATTCCCCCGGAAGGAAGCACAGACCTCGAGGTTCGATTCAATCCCTCCGGGCGTAGCGGTGAACAGCACAAGCAGGTGACGGTGATCTCGAACGACCCGGAGCAGCCCCGCTTCGAGGTCACGATCGAGGGCTTCGTTCAGCCGCCGATCTGGGTCAATCCGGAGCAGCTCTGGCTGCCCCTTTCGGACGGCGATGAGGTGGCCCGGCGGATTACGCTCGAGTTCGACCGCGACACCGCGGTCGGCGAGGCCTCGACTTCGGTAGGATTTCTGGACCTGAACGTGCTCGAACTCAAAAGGTCGCGCATCTACGTCGTGGAAGTTACCGCGGCACCGCCGTATCCCGAGGGCCGTATCGACGGGGCGATCAGGATCGACGTGGACCATCCGGACCGCAGCCGGATCGTCATCCCGGTAAAGGGTTATGTACAGTAA
- a CDS encoding methylated-DNA--[protein]-cysteine S-methyltransferase translates to MNPSGASRVFVTYASALLRGEKMQPPPFPLPEGAPFYRQVWHVLRTIPRGEVRTYARVAADAGCPGAARAAGTACARNPLPLFIPCHRVVAAHGPGGFGAGLAWKKLLLKNESSSTRKARYSKLKK, encoded by the coding sequence GTGAACCCCTCCGGCGCATCCCGCGTCTTCGTGACCTACGCCTCCGCATTGCTGAGGGGTGAAAAGATGCAGCCCCCGCCCTTCCCTCTGCCCGAAGGCGCGCCCTTCTACCGGCAGGTATGGCACGTCCTGCGGACCATTCCCCGCGGCGAGGTCCGCACGTATGCCCGGGTTGCGGCCGACGCCGGATGCCCGGGCGCCGCCCGGGCCGCGGGTACGGCCTGCGCGCGCAATCCTCTCCCGCTGTTCATCCCCTGCCACCGCGTGGTCGCCGCGCACGGCCCCGGCGGTTTCGGTGCGGGCCTCGCATGGAAAAAGCTGCTCCTGAAAAACGAATCGTCCTCAACCAGGAAGGCCCGTTACAGCAAGCTGAAAAAATAG
- a CDS encoding GspE/PulE family protein: protein MVRTGDITAHWLGETGLFSEDQIRLILERRRTEGESLAQAVTALGLADEEDFLEALAGAMGLTFLRLRDRKLDEDLLSRLPARAAVQYHVVPVGAEEDLLRVATHTPLKPGLIDALRLATESRIELALCPSPDLAQAIKAFYGVGAETMQSMMEEDRIEVTAEEPLLKQDLSELDQEASVVKFVNQIIWEALQERATDIHLEPMENDLRIRYRIDGVLHQTPVPPQIKQFQSAIISRIKVMSNMDIAEKRLPQDGRISLRVRSEDLDVRVSTMPTVYGESVSLRLLQRGGSMIRMSELGLDDRNEELLNRLIHRPHGILLVTGPTGSGKSTSLYAWLHTINSVDQRIITVEDPIEYEMAGINQIQIRPEIGLTFARGLRHILRQDPDVIMVGEIRDKETAEIAIRAALTGHLVFSTLHTNDSAGAVTRLLDMGIEPFLVASSVEAIVAQRLVRTLCPHCRRPWTGERSMLEREGFPVDRLSDHTIYEAAGCEACLHTGFLGRAGIFEVLPITERVRPLIVDRASAARIKSSAGREGLKSLRHDGWEKVLEGKTTIEEVLRVTEEDEALAGN from the coding sequence ATGGTACGGACCGGAGACATCACGGCGCACTGGCTCGGCGAGACGGGTCTCTTCTCTGAAGACCAGATCCGCCTTATACTGGAGCGGCGCAGGACGGAGGGTGAGAGCCTCGCCCAGGCGGTCACGGCGCTGGGACTGGCGGACGAGGAGGACTTCCTCGAGGCGCTGGCCGGGGCCATGGGTCTGACGTTTCTGCGGCTCCGCGACCGGAAGCTGGACGAAGATCTGCTCAGTCGACTCCCCGCCCGGGCGGCGGTTCAGTATCATGTCGTGCCCGTAGGGGCGGAGGAGGATCTCCTTCGGGTGGCCACGCATACCCCGCTCAAGCCGGGGCTGATCGACGCCCTGCGCCTCGCCACCGAATCCCGCATCGAACTCGCCCTGTGTCCGTCCCCCGACCTGGCCCAGGCGATCAAGGCTTTTTACGGCGTGGGCGCCGAGACGATGCAGAGCATGATGGAGGAAGACCGGATCGAGGTGACCGCGGAGGAACCGCTGCTCAAGCAGGACCTGAGCGAACTCGATCAGGAGGCCTCCGTCGTCAAATTCGTCAACCAGATCATCTGGGAGGCCCTCCAGGAGCGCGCCACGGACATCCATCTCGAGCCGATGGAAAACGATCTGAGGATCCGCTACCGGATCGACGGCGTGCTTCACCAGACCCCGGTCCCGCCGCAGATCAAGCAGTTCCAGTCCGCCATCATCTCGCGGATCAAGGTGATGTCGAACATGGACATCGCCGAGAAGCGGCTGCCGCAGGACGGACGGATCAGCCTGCGGGTCCGGAGCGAAGATCTGGACGTGCGCGTGTCCACCATGCCGACGGTCTACGGTGAGAGCGTCAGCCTCCGGCTGCTCCAGCGCGGCGGGTCGATGATCCGCATGTCCGAACTCGGTCTGGACGACCGCAACGAGGAGCTGCTGAACCGTCTCATCCACAGGCCGCACGGCATCCTGCTGGTGACCGGTCCCACCGGTTCCGGGAAATCCACCTCGCTCTACGCCTGGCTGCACACGATCAATTCCGTCGACCAACGCATCATCACGGTCGAAGACCCCATCGAATACGAGATGGCGGGGATCAACCAGATCCAGATCCGTCCCGAGATCGGGTTGACGTTCGCCCGCGGTCTGCGTCACATCCTGCGCCAGGACCCCGACGTCATCATGGTCGGCGAGATTCGCGACAAGGAGACCGCCGAGATCGCGATCCGCGCCGCGCTCACGGGTCACCTGGTCTTCAGCACGCTGCACACCAACGATTCCGCCGGCGCCGTGACCCGGCTTCTCGACATGGGCATCGAGCCCTTTCTCGTCGCCTCCTCGGTCGAGGCCATCGTGGCCCAGCGGCTGGTGCGCACGCTGTGTCCTCACTGCCGCAGGCCGTGGACGGGCGAGCGGTCCATGCTCGAGCGCGAGGGGTTCCCGGTGGACAGGCTCTCCGACCACACGATTTACGAGGCCGCGGGGTGCGAAGCCTGTCTGCACACCGGCTTCCTCGGCCGCGCCGGCATCTTCGAGGTCCTCCCGATCACCGAACGCGTACGGCCGCTGATCGTGGACCGCGCCTCGGCCGCCCGGATCAAATCCTCCGCCGGACGCGAAGGACTCAAATCGCTGCGGCACGACGGCTGGGAAAAAGTGCTCGAAGGGAAGACCACCATCGAAGAAGTGCTGCGCGTGACGGAAGAGGACGAGGCCCTGGCGGGGAACTAG
- a CDS encoding tetratricopeptide repeat protein, producing the protein MKSRTSRPEGLPPVRPRSAAHRRFLLPALVLPALLLLASCGPAPENPDARDERRPAFRKAVRAREAGRTEESIALLRTALRKHPDMARAHLELARIFHEQRSDYARAIHHYRRYLEQRPEAQKKPLVENWIETARADFVREMMRSEAAPPVIEKLKVLERENRALKARLARGEAPAEDNAPPERGTLSRSGPEKESARPSPKSARKKRTYVVRGGDTLSRIAARVYGDAAQWRLIYEANRDRMKSERDLQIGQVLTLPPPDE; encoded by the coding sequence ATGAAAAGCAGAACGAGTCGTCCTGAGGGTCTACCCCCCGTACGCCCCCGCTCCGCCGCGCATCGGCGCTTTCTCCTGCCCGCACTCGTGCTTCCGGCGCTTTTGCTCCTCGCCTCCTGCGGTCCCGCCCCCGAAAATCCCGATGCCCGCGACGAGCGCCGGCCCGCCTTCCGCAAGGCGGTGCGTGCAAGAGAGGCGGGGCGCACCGAAGAGTCGATCGCCCTCCTCCGCACGGCCCTGCGAAAGCACCCGGACATGGCCCGCGCGCACCTCGAGCTGGCCCGTATCTTTCACGAACAGCGCTCTGATTATGCGCGGGCCATCCACCACTACCGCCGCTATCTCGAACAGCGGCCCGAAGCACAGAAGAAGCCGCTGGTCGAGAACTGGATCGAGACCGCTCGTGCCGATTTCGTGCGGGAGATGATGCGTTCGGAGGCCGCGCCCCCGGTGATCGAGAAACTCAAAGTGCTCGAACGCGAAAACCGCGCCCTGAAAGCGCGGCTGGCCCGCGGGGAAGCGCCCGCGGAAGACAACGCCCCTCCTGAACGCGGAACGCTCTCCCGATCCGGCCCGGAAAAAGAGTCGGCGCGGCCGTCCCCAAAATCCGCCCGGAAAAAACGGACGTATGTCGTCCGCGGGGGCGATACGCTCTCCAGGATCGCCGCCAGGGTCTACGGCGACGCCGCCCAGTGGCGGCTGATCTATGAAGCCAACCGCGACCGCATGAAAAGCGAGCGCGACCTCCAGATCGGCCAGGTGCTGACCCTCCCACCGCCGGATGAATGA
- a CDS encoding FHA domain-containing protein — protein sequence MYLIYKDDEGKRVAVELGESPISIGRSPDADIQIVDDRVSRMHTGVRRWEDDVYVKDLNSKNGTYLNGERIRDIAKLNPNDVITVGPTRILVDVKPGKGTETILQEVQQEMETGKGYNTILREIVQGTGSEAEDDEKQNESS from the coding sequence ATGTATCTGATCTACAAGGACGACGAGGGGAAGCGCGTGGCGGTGGAACTCGGAGAGAGCCCGATTTCGATCGGACGCAGCCCGGATGCGGATATTCAGATCGTGGATGACCGCGTATCGCGGATGCACACCGGGGTGCGCCGCTGGGAAGACGATGTCTACGTGAAGGACCTCAACTCCAAGAACGGGACCTATCTCAACGGCGAACGGATCCGGGACATCGCCAAGCTGAATCCCAATGATGTGATCACGGTCGGACCTACGCGGATCCTGGTCGACGTAAAACCCGGCAAGGGGACGGAAACCATCCTGCAGGAAGTTCAGCAGGAGATGGAGACCGGGAAGGGCTACAACACCATTCTCCGCGAGATCGTACAGGGAACCGGGTCGGAGGCGGAGGACGATGAAAAGCAGAACGAGTCGTCCTGA